TTGATATTTCAGACGGAGAGGCGGGATGGGGAGAATTTTTACGTGTGAAGATTGCTCTTGACCTGACCAAACCCTTGGCCAGAGGAAGTCTGCTTCATATTCAAAATAGATCCATCTGGATCCCTTTCAAGTACGAGAAGTTGCCCCGATTCTGTTTCAAATGTAGTGTGGTCAAGCATGACTGATTGGGATGCAGTCAGGTAGGAAGTCGCCGACCGAATGGGGGAGAGGAGGAATATCCATATGGGAACTGGTTAAGGGTTTCCACTGTTGCACGGGGAGGAGGGGGACAGTATACGAGAGTTGGAAGATATTGGGAGGAGCAGGAGGGGGAGCTTCGTTCTCCTAGGTCGGGGGGTGTTCAGCGATTCTCGGATGATGGTGGGTCTGACGGCGACGGGGCTGCCGGCGTACGAAATCCTAACCGGAATCTGAGTTGTCCTGTTTTGGGAAAATCCCAGATTTCGCGGGAGAATTTATTGTCAATGGTTATGCCCTCAATTTCTGGAACAGTTACAGAAATAAAGAAGACTGCAATCTTCTAGGAGCAACGGAAGGGATTTGTGGGGAATGCGTTTCAGTATGGTAACATGGCAATTAATGATGAAGGCCAGCTAAGAGCATCTGAGGTATCACACTGTAACGTCAAAGGAAAGGAGAAACgggtagggttggcaatttttgacacgacctgcgaacctgacacgaacacgacacgaaaattttgggtttgggtttatagtaatcgggttcgggtcataatcgggtcaaacCGATTATGACACGACTACAACCCgtttgtaccaaaaaaaaaaaaaaaaaaaactgaaacaaaGAACAAACCTAGCAGCCACAGGCCCGCATCTTTTCTTTTCGGTTTtccttttcactttctttcactTAGTTTCACGCCTCCTCTCCTACGGTCTGAATCAGCCGTTTCAACTTTCACTGGTTTCATAATCATGCCTCCTCCGAAGCTCCGATCCCCAGACCCTGACTCCCTAAGCTATCGTCGACCCACTCGTCGTCGTCGTCGATCGAGCGCTGGTTGAACCGGAACGCCCTCCTGATGGCCTCGCTGAGATGGTTGAAGAAGTTAGAAGTTGCCCGAAATCCAAGTCCAATCCGAACGGTCGCCTTCTGCATCTCCTTCCTCTAATTCGTTTTGTTGTTGTGGATCTTCTTTGATGATCTTCTTTGTGGATCTTTGAGATGGGGCGTGAGAGAGGCAAGTGTACAGGATAGAGACAGAGGAGAAGGAGCAGCAGCGTTGAGACGAGGAAGAAGACGAAGTCACAAGGCACAACGGGTTACCcaggtcgtgttcgggtaactcGTTTAACAAtagggtcgtgttcgggtttgaatattcaacccgattaataatcgggtcgggttcgtgttgaactcgaatatgtaatcgggtcagtcgggtcgacacgaacctgACCCGCTGACCCAGATTGCCAACCCTAGAAACGGGCGACCAGGGAAACCGAAATGGGTAAACAAGAAGCTGGTACTAGGCTGGAGGCCCACAATGACAAGTTGCATTCAGACTCTTCAACAGGGTCCGATCCAGATCCAGctagaaaaatacaaaaagccCAATACGTGGGAAGTTGGGATTCAAAACAGGGGAAAATGGTTTATCAATTTTTGGGAGAAGGAGGCACGGCCTTAATGCTGGAAAAGGACCCACGAGATAATACTTATTTTCCACAAGTGGCTGGGGCTACAAGTGTTGTGGGCTTCAGTGGCCACGTGAGCTCAATAAATGGCGCAAATTCATCTGATGTAACTCCCCTGCCAGCGAAGCAATCAAACAAGAAGACTCTAGAGCTTTCTCCTGGTTCTCAGAAAGCGGTCTCTTGTTCAAATAGTGTGAAGGGTAGAACGGGGTCGTGGAAGAAAAGAGCAAAGGGGTGTGTTACTGCTGTTACTAATTTGGAGCCAAATGCTAGTGGAAGAGAAACCGAAGATGCAGTGGAGTCAGCTTCTTCTGGTGAGTCTGTGGCTTCGAAAAAAGGCAGAATTTCCATCACAGTTGCTTCACACGAGCAACACCAATAGGCGGAGGCTGGTTTTCAGCCCAGCCCAGAGCTATGAAGATATTAAGTtggaactgccgggggcttgggaacccccggTCAGTTAGAGCACTCACTCATTTGGTGAGAACAAAGAAGCCCCATCTTGTGTTTCTTATCGAGACAAAGATGACAAAAAATAAGGTAGAATTTATTAGAATCAAGCTTGGGTACGATCAGATGTTTGTAGTTGATTGTAAGGGAAGAAGTGGGGGTTTACTGTTATTATGGAACTCGGATTCCCATCTGGACATCCAAAATTTCAGTAGACGACACAtttatggtgtttttttgaatcAAAATAAAGAGCCAATTTGGAAGCTGACATGTTTTTATGGGCATCCGGATGTGCCGAAAAGAGTGGAAGCATGGAATCTCCTTAGACATTTATCCCAACTGGATCCTATACCTTGGATGTGTATTGGGgatttcaatgaaatccttGAAAGCTCAGAAATAAGTAGCATTTCCATCAAACCTCGTAGTCAAATGTAGGCATTCCAAACTACTCTAGGGGACTGCAATTTAGCTGATATGGGATTTCATGGTCCTAAATTCACTTGGTGGAATGGAAGACACAGAGCAGATTGTACTCGAGAAAGATTGGACCGGGCGGTGGCTAATCCTGCTTGGACTCGGATGTTTGATGCTGCAGAGGTAGAAGTTTTGGCTATTAGTGTTTCGGATCATCATCCCCTGCTGGTAAGTGTTTCTCATTTGGATGCCATCAAATGGAAAAAGTATCACTTCTTCAGATATGAAGCTAGCTGGACAAAGAAACAGGAGCATGGAGAAATAATTCAGAAGGCTTGGAGAGTAAAACAAAGGATGTCTGACCCTTGGAAGATGATCCACCGAAAGTTGAATGGGTGCAGGAGGTCTTTACAGATATGGGTacgaaaatcagaaaataacattGCTTCCCAGATTCAGAAGAAGTCATTAGAGCTCCACTCAATCCAAATGGAGGCAAACCCAGAGACTATAGAGAAAGAAATGGTGGTCAAGGAGGAGCTGAACTCACTTATTGAACAAGAGGACCTCCATTGGAGTCAACGGGCAAAAGAAAACTGGCTGAGGTATGGGGATCAAAATTCTAAATATTTCCATACTTGTGCTAGTcagaaaaattgcagaaaatataTTGAGAAAATTAAGGATATGAGAGGTAGGCTCTGTCAGTCCAAGGAGGATATTGAATGTGCTTTTGTCCAGTATTTTGATGACCTCTTCACTGCGGGAAACGAAACTGACTTGGAGCCTTGTCTGAATGCCATGGATTGTAAAGTGACTCCAGAGATGAATTCTAAACTTATGGCTGAGCCTACTGTGGAGGAAATTCACACTGCCTTACACCAAATGGCCCCCATGAAAGCTCCTGGCCCGGATGGGTACTCGGTGTGTTTTTATCAGCACAATTGGGCAACTATTCATATTGAGGTATGCTCggctattttctatttctttcgtACTGGGAAGTTGGATAGTAATTTGAATAAAACTTATGTAGCTCTCATTCCAAAATCCCAGCAACCTGAGTGTGTATATGATTTTAGACCCATAAGCCTTTGTAATGTGCTGTATAAGATTACTTCTAAGGTTCTGGCTAACCGTCTTAAACTAGTATTACCAGACATTATATCTTGTACACAGAGTGCTTTCATTCCAGGTTGTTTGATCACGGACAATATTTTGGCGGCATTTGAGACTTTACACTCAATGCAGACCCGGATGTGGAGCAAAACTGGTTTTATGGGTCAAACTCGATATGAGTAAAGCCTATGATCGAGTGGAATGGTCTTTCCTAGAGGCGGTCATGAGGAAGCTGGGTTTTGCGGAGCAATGGATTACTCTTATAATGGCCTGTGTTCGGTCAGTTTCCTATTCCATTCTTATTAATGGCGGGCCAGTAGGAAATATCCAACCTTCAAGAGGGATTCGCCAAGGAGATCCCATTTCTCCATATCTCTTCCTAATTTGTGCAGAGGCTTTAAGTGCTCTTTTACAACAAGCTGAAAGAAAAGGGATAATCACTGGTGTTCCAACTTCGCCGCGGGGTCCTAGATTGAGTCACCTCTTCTTTGCGGATGatagtattattttttgtaaggcGAATTCCGTAGAATGGAGAAGAATTATGAAGATTTTGGACATTTATGAAAAAGGGTCTGGCCAAAAAATTAATCTGCTGAAGACGTCCTTATTCTTTAGTAGCAACACCAGCCAAGAAAGGAAACAGGAGATTTTGAGACTATCAGGTCTAACGGAAACAAACAGGATTGATACCTATCTTGGTCTTCCTTCTTTTGTGGGTAAGTCTAAAATTCAAtcctttgtatttattaaagaTAGAGTTTTGAAGAAGATCAATAATTGGAAAGTTAAATTCTTGTCCCAAGCTGGCAAAGAAGTGTTGTTAAAAGCTGTGATTCAGGCGATTCCTACATATAGCATGTGTGTTTTTCAACTTCCTATTACTTTATGTAAGGAGATTAACAGTTTGATGCAGAATTTTTGGTGGAATCATATGGCACATAGCTCTAAAATTCATTGGATGTCTCGAGAAAGAATGGGACGCTCCAAAGCTGTGGGAGGTCTTTGATTTCGCGATTTGGTGCTGTTCAACCAAGCCCTTCTAGCAAAGCAAGGATGGAGGCTAATCCAAAACCCTTCTTCTCTTTCAGCACAAATCATCCGAGCCAAGTACCATCCTTGAAGCTGTTTTATGGAGGCTCCCCTAGGCTCTTAGCCTTCCTTTGTTTGGAGAAGCATTTGGAATTCAAGAGAATTGTTGTCGCAAGGCCTAGTTTGGCGTGTGGGAAATGGATGTAATATTAAAGTGTGGGGGGACCCTTGGCTCCCAACTCCATATACTTACAAGGTCCAATCTCCTCCCTGAATCATTGATAGTCAATCCATGGTGACCTCCTTAATTAATCATTCCTCCAAGAACTGGAACGAGGACTTACTTAAAGAAGTCTTTtctgaagaagaagcaaaagttATTGCTAACATTCCACTCAGTCCTCTACTCCCCGAAGATAGAATGATTTGGCATGGAACTGCAAGCGGGATTTTTACAGTGCGGAGTGCATACCATCTGGGCAAAGAATAACATGAGAGAAGAGCAGCCCAATGTTCCAACGGGAATACAGGGCAGGACGTGTGGAAGACTTTATGGGCAATGGAACTGCCTCATGCTGTGAAAATGTTTGTTTGGAGAGCTTGCCAAAATATTTTGCCCACTCGAATGAATCTATACATGCgaaaaattatagaagaagCAAAATGCCCATGCTGCGAAGTAGAAGATGAGACTTTAATTCATGCCCTCTAGACCTGCCCAATTGCCCAGGATGTTTGGGGAAGCAAAATGTCTCCTTTCCAGAAGTGCTATGTCTCAGAGGTGTCTTTCAAGGAGGTGTTTGAAGACGGAATTCAACGTTATAGCAAGGAAATTCTGGAGCTGTTGGTAGTTGTGGCCCGTGGAATCTGGTTTAGGAGAAATAATCTAGTTTTTGAAGGAGCCTTTTCCCACCCAGATGATGTCTTCTCAGCTGCTATTAACTTCATTCGGGAATATAAGGAGAGCTTGGTAAAGGACAAGCCATTGGTGCAATCTGAAATGAATCCTGGTATTAGAAGAGACACAGCAACGTGGAGTCCTCCCCCGTATGGCTTCATAAAAATTAACTGGGACGCGGCTATTAATAAAACAAAGGGATGGATTGGTATGGGTATCATTGCCAGGGACTATTTGGGAAATTGCTTGGGAACCCGGAGTCTTACAAAAATTTTACAGGCAGATGCAAAGACTGCAGAATCTTTAGCAGTGTTGGAGGCTATTCAGTTTGCTAAAGAAGCTGGTTTTTTAGAGGCTATTTTTGAAGGAGATGCAGCCAATGTTATTGAAGAGATAAATTCAGATCCTCCTTATTTGTCGCGTGCAGGCCATATTCTCGAAAGTATTCATGTTGAGCGGCAAAGTTTACATACATgtagtttcaattttgtttttcgtGAGTCCAATTATGCAGCACATTGTCTTGGTAAAGAGGCTGCTCGTATTATGTGTGATTTGTGTTTGCTGGAGGATACTCCTACTAGTATCTCCAGTATTGTTCTTAGGGAAGCTATTTCTCCCTAGATCCTTTTTGAGGGTCAAGTATTTTTCGTTTGGTGATCAATGAAGAGTATGagaatttttgttcaaaaaaaaaaaaaaggaaggtgTTAAAtaagcattaaatgaagatagtctcacatgggaaaaagagaaactaTAGTTGACATTTATAAggcccaacacactttaagcatttaaagtaatgcttgggtgTATACTCTTAcgtgtatactctagtacggtGCGAAGCACCGGACGCACACACGCGCGCGCGCGTGTGGCAGTGGGCTGTAGGGCGCTAGTGGTGCTTTGATGGCACACTTGGCACTTAGCTCAgagcgatctaatcatgacctttcaattttggattgtcatgatcaatcgatctggtggtttaatctaaaccataggatgcttcttaggtagATCCAGTGGTTGGATTTATTGGACCATCACTAaaataaactgtaaggtcaaatcacatttgatctaatgattgagattaattaataacgatctaattgttattattaaataatcatagacaattatttgatctgatggtcatATTTAAATGTCTGTTAAAATagcagtttatgactgttacttAAGCAGTTATGGGCGGTTGGATTatcaattattttcaatataATGCAGAAGTAACTGCTGTTCAGTTATCAAAAAAatacagaagtaactgctgTACAGTGATTAATAAAAgagataacaatttttttttttttttttttttttttttttttttttttttttctacagtTCTTTTTTGATACCTTctggatttaaaaaaaaaataaaaaataaaaatcaaaagtctatgtctgtctcttgatataatagaaaaatctaaAAGTGTTCGGGTTTAATTTCGTTTGTGcaaaacacaattaaacaaACATATGATTCTGGGCTCTATTGTATCAtggagaaatatttgctgtAAACCCTTTACATATCtttctggtgggggcaaataatattttaaggaaagCGACATTGTAACGCGCTTTAGaaacatttcatttttctgcATTCGTTTACTTTTTCCAACAAAAATTTCCCCTCCCAACGCGGCTATAgatccaaaagaaagaaaaaatttaaaaatttaaacttaaagCCACGTAGAACGGGTGGGATAAGAGTAGGATGGTGGTGTATAAAGAAGCATTTCTCGCGagtcttatttctttcttccttttcttttctatggCTAGTTGCTGTTagcatatttttttcattttactttttcttaGTGACAGATATTTAGGTATATTTTAACTTTTCTATTCATACATATTTGGGTACCAAACTTCACTATAACATTAActaaaaattaatgcaattgtcGTGTAAGTTATGCATATTACCTTCATTTATTTCGTGCAAAACACATATGGTATTCTCGTTACCATTTTTCTATATTCCTCCCATAATTATAAATATCATATCAAATTTGTAGTTAAATGATAACAACATTTGTTTATAGTATTCTAACACTGGTTCTCTTTTTATCATTTCTATAAGAGAAATTAAGTGAGaggttaaaagaaaaagactggGTATGAAGCGGGTTTATTCGATTGTTGTGTTGTTAACTTGGGTTTGTGTGCTCTCCatcttttgatttttcattatttgaACTTGAAGCAGGAGATGCATATGATATTTTCAACCTTTAGCAAACCTCTAATCTAATCATCCCGTTATTGTAGAACATTTTGATTATGTAATCTGGGTGTGGAGGATACTTTTTAATGTTACAatctttaggtttttttttttttggatggagGTGACATTAACGTTACATGATGACTGGCTTCGACGGAATCTGCTCCGTAATATTCCGTCCACTGCCCTaaacaaattacaaatattCCAGCAATCTCGTCCTTTCCTCTACCTTATTTTGAAAAGTAAGtctttggatttcttttttgttgtatttatgtCACGAGATTGAGATGGCTAAGAATGAGTGGGCGAGAGAATAATAACTACCCCGTCCCTTTGTTTTTCTAGTCTGTTGTGTCCATTCCGGTGCTGCTGATTGGCTGccaaaactttattttaaattgaacCAAAAGTATAAAAACAACTGGCCTTAATTGGCCTTGTCAACTACGTACCGTTTACCATCTTTCTTCGGGCTATATTTTATTCAGCACCAGGGAGATCGAGTTCCAAATGTAGAATGCCCTTTATTTTGGACGGGCTTCCTTGTGCAATAGGGCAGTCTATTTGGGCTCCATTTATTTGAGATAGAGGTGAGATTCAGGCTGATCTAACATCTATCGGAGCAAGCAAGGTGGGGATTCATTCAAGCTGTTCAAACAAACACCTATATGGCATGGGATCTAAATCTCTTTATTTTGGTAAGAGTATTGCAGTTAATTAGTCTTGGTATCAAGTCCCTTAAGATGCtccattattaatattattaccATTGGAAGCCGGCAGCACTCCCGGTCCCCACCCCACCAGACGTGTCACATTCTCCTACCTCACAACTGGCGTATATCTATTATCTCTATCAGCCTCCTCTGTCTATTTGGTTTATCTTTATCATACGGAAGTGCTGTCTAAAAGAGTTATAAAATATTATCTGTTCGTCACTTAGGACTGCCTCTCCCCTGCACTTAGCAATTCTCATTCAAGGACCACGTAATTAAAGAGCTACAAGCCTCACATTGTCCAATATACCGTCGCCTTACATCAAAAACTGTTGCTACTTAATTTCGTTGGTGACATTGCAGTTTATTTTTTACACCCATTTTATACGGATTAATAAGTGGTTTCTCATgtcaataacttttttattattattattatttttttaaaaaaaaatcacttaaaacacgccACATTAATATCATTATTCAAAAATATTCACTAGGCCTCTAGAAGCAATCAAGGATCTTGAGCATGCAAGATTCGATCAGAGCACCATGATGGTTTTTCAGCACTAAAATTCAAGAATTGCCTCAAAATCTACAACTGTCAAATTTACAGAACACATGATTTAGTATAATCGGAGGCAAATAGGTTTAAATTTCAAAGGCACTGGTGTTTCGAATTTACACTTTTTGACAAGTTGTTTTCACCTCTGTTCCTGCCAACTTTATGGACAACAGATGAAACTTTTACAATTATGTTCCTCTTATGACTGTAACGCAGAGGACTGAAAAGAAGAATTTCACTCAATCATAACAAGATGAACACTTGAGCTTAATTTTCCATGCTACATGCCGTACCCAGTGATGGCATGGGGGTTAACTTGCCCTACATTCATGTCCTGGGATTTCATCTTAGCTTCACCCCAAATCAAAGATGCAGTGGTTGAGTCCAAGTTTACTTAGACATGCATCATCAATCCCAACAGTAACTGAAGTATATATCGTCTCTTAAACAACTGGATgacaagaataagaaaagagagaatTATCAATTCAAATTCTTCATTGCAATGGTAAGGGTATATATTGCACATCTCAGTGGTGTTTTAAGCTTAGCAGCTCAATCAAGTAACCAGACTTAACATTGGCCCTAGATGACTGAAATCGTCTTCTAAATGGTTGTTGATTCGTATAGACATACATAACATACAAATCTTTGTTGGGTAAGTTGGATGAAGTCAAAGCCTGTAGCCATGTAAATGCTTAGCCCATCTTCTAGCCATGTAAGGATCGTGGTAATCCCAACTTTCAACGCTACTAGTCCTCCCACCAATGCTCACATCCCTCCCTGCGCTTGCTGTTGCATTACTTTTATCCCCTACACTCACTACAATTTCCCCTGTTCTAATGCATTCGTCAACTTCACCCTCCACGTAGCTATATCCCACATGAACATCTCCATACTCTCTCAAGTCTAATGCAATCCTCATTTCTTCACCACCTTTTAGTTCTTCAATCCTTATGATTCTACAATTAACTTCCTCCCCAATTCTCAACTGGATATCTCTAATGACGCCTCCTAACATTCTTAATAGGAACTGTTCAAATTCATGCATGACGAACCCATTTGAAGTGCCAAATCCAAACCCCACATGAAACCTATGGATTGGAATGGGCACTTCCATATTGATGGCAAGGCAAGATCGTGTTGGACTATCAGACAGATGCAGGATAGAGGACTGTGGATTTTTGTGGACACGATCTTCAAGTATCTTAATCCCCTTTTTAAGCCCTTCAAATGGATCTGCTTGCCCCATATAGAATAGACGATCAATGACTTGTAGGGCAGTCCGCTTTCCATAGGATGTCATGCGCCTAAGGGGAAAGGCACGTGGTACAGCCGATGAGTAGGTAACAATGGCTAAACGATCAATGGGTCTAAGGGAGAACACCACCAATGCCATCGATTGCTTGAGCAGCCTCAGGTGTGGCCCATTGGGGCTTGCAACCAAGACCAAGTCAGTTGCTTGTTGATGTGCCAACTTCACTGAAAGAAAAGCTCGATTTGAGGAGGTGCACATAATATAAGGTGTTTGCCTGTTAGGTGACTGCAATAGTGATGATGAACCGCAAGTCAATCGATGTAGGGGTGGATGGTATGGGCATGAGGTGCGACTACTAGTCATTTGCATAGATGAATGAAAGTTGGGAGGCGCACTAGGTGGAATGGGCAGTAAAGAGAGATAAAGGCGGGGACGATTAGGCAAGTGATCGGGCTCAATAGGGTCATCGTTGTCATAGCGGGCAGAGCGCAAGAAAGATCGCCTGTGGACACGGAAAGTAGCAATGGAGTCATCAAGGAGTCGGAGTATGGGATCATTTTGGTTGCAAGAAGAGAGTGAAGCATAAGGAGGGTTCAGGCTGCGAGGCAATTGGGTCCAATGGGCACGACAAATGGGGCAGGTGACACTACCATGGCGAACATTAGAGGAGATGCAAGCAAAGTGGAAAGCATGAGAGCATTGGGCTGTGAATATTGCTTGCCCTCGGCTGCTTCCCC
This DNA window, taken from Alnus glutinosa chromosome 5, dhAlnGlut1.1, whole genome shotgun sequence, encodes the following:
- the LOC133868153 gene encoding uncharacterized protein LOC133868153, with the protein product MSPFQKCYVSEVSFKEVFEDGIQRYSKEILELLVVVARGIWFRRNNLVFEGAFSHPDDVFSAAINFIREYKESLVKDKPLVQSEMNPGIRRDTATWSPPPYGFIKINWDAAINKTKGWIGMGIIARDYLGNCLGTRSLTKILQADAKTAESLAVLEAIQFAKEAGFLEAIFEGDAANVIEEINSDPPYLSRAGHILESIHVERQSLHTCSFNFVFRESNYAAHCLGKEAARIMCDLCLLEDTPTSISSIVLREAISP
- the LOC133867695 gene encoding E3 ubiquitin-protein ligase WAV3-like — translated: MGGGEGGGGGATSKLRKAARKVVVAAAYACGSFSRSKALGGLHTTSATQTISDSSAVTPTNAKKSTGEDVAEESESSTNNVPASKNLCAICLDPLSYNSRGSSRGQAIFTAQCSHAFHFACISSNVRHGSVTCPICRAHWTQLPRSLNPPYASLSSCNQNDPILRLLDDSIATFRVHRRSFLRSARYDNDDPIEPDHLPNRPRLYLSLLPIPPSAPPNFHSSMQMTSSRTSCPYHPPLHRLTCGSSSLLQSPNRQTPYIMCTSSNRAFLSVKLAHQQATDLVLVASPNGPHLRLLKQSMALVVFSLRPIDRLAIVTYSSAVPRAFPLRRMTSYGKRTALQVIDRLFYMGQADPFEGLKKGIKILEDRVHKNPQSSILHLSDSPTRSCLAINMEVPIPIHRFHVGFGFGTSNGFVMHEFEQFLLRMLGGVIRDIQLRIGEEVNCRIIRIEELKGGEEMRIALDLREYGDVHVGYSYVEGEVDECIRTGEIVVSVGDKSNATASAGRDVSIGGRTSSVESWDYHDPYMARRWAKHLHGYRL